One window from the genome of Gimesia aquarii encodes:
- a CDS encoding Gfo/Idh/MocA family protein — MSQRSTRREFIKQSSALGAAFWVGGQSLLAEEKSPLERLNFASVGIGGKGSSDSASAAKHGNLIAICDIDDKRLAKSAARYPKAKKFNDYREMITEMGDQIDAVTVSTPDHSHAPASIMAMKKGKHCFTQKPLTWSVHEARMMREVANKHKVATQMGNQGTAKNGFREAVEVIRSGVLGNVREAHVWTNRPVWGKGVDRPPEGEPVPRHIHWDLFLGPAPYREFSTLYHPFEWRGWLDFGTGALGDMACHTMNMHVMALDLYDPLTVEAEQEGMIENETYPKSTKITYEFGQRGDLVPLKLTWYDGGNKPPEELLMGEKMKSSGVVLVGDEGNLYTPDDYGAEYVLLPKDKFKDFKKPEQSLPRSPGHFEEFVVACKGGDPAMSNFNYASRLTETTLLGNVAIRAGKKLEWDPKKMEFTNAPEANKFLTRDYRDGWSL, encoded by the coding sequence ATGAGTCAACGTTCAACTCGCCGCGAGTTTATTAAGCAATCATCGGCACTAGGTGCTGCATTTTGGGTGGGTGGTCAGAGCCTGCTTGCAGAAGAAAAATCACCCCTTGAGCGACTCAATTTCGCATCAGTTGGTATCGGTGGTAAAGGTTCAAGTGATTCTGCAAGTGCTGCGAAGCATGGTAACTTGATTGCCATTTGTGATATTGATGATAAGCGTCTGGCAAAATCGGCTGCTCGTTATCCCAAAGCCAAAAAGTTTAATGATTATCGGGAAATGATTACCGAAATGGGAGATCAGATTGACGCAGTCACTGTTAGTACTCCCGACCATTCACATGCTCCTGCAAGCATTATGGCGATGAAAAAAGGCAAGCACTGTTTTACACAAAAGCCATTAACCTGGTCAGTTCATGAAGCCCGCATGATGCGCGAAGTTGCCAACAAACATAAGGTAGCGACACAAATGGGGAATCAGGGTACTGCTAAAAATGGATTTCGTGAAGCGGTGGAAGTGATTCGCTCGGGTGTGTTGGGTAATGTACGCGAAGCTCATGTTTGGACGAACCGTCCGGTTTGGGGAAAAGGTGTAGATCGTCCACCAGAAGGAGAACCCGTTCCAAGACATATCCACTGGGATCTCTTCCTGGGACCTGCTCCCTATCGTGAATTCAGTACGCTTTATCATCCGTTTGAATGGCGCGGCTGGCTCGATTTTGGAACTGGTGCTTTGGGAGATATGGCTTGTCACACGATGAACATGCATGTGATGGCGCTTGATCTTTATGATCCGCTGACTGTGGAAGCAGAACAGGAAGGGATGATCGAGAACGAAACCTATCCGAAATCGACAAAGATTACTTATGAATTCGGTCAGCGTGGCGATCTTGTTCCGTTGAAATTGACATGGTACGACGGCGGTAACAAGCCACCTGAAGAACTTCTAATGGGTGAGAAAATGAAATCTAGTGGAGTTGTCTTAGTTGGTGATGAAGGAAACCTATACACACCAGATGACTATGGCGCAGAATATGTGCTGTTACCAAAAGACAAATTCAAGGACTTCAAAAAACCTGAGCAAAGTCTACCGCGTTCGCCCGGTCACTTTGAAGAATTTGTAGTTGCTTGCAAAGGTGGAGATCCTGCCATGTCCAACTTCAACTATGCAAGCCGTTTAACCGAAACGACGTTGTTAGGGAATGTTGCCATTCGTGCTGGTAAGAAGCTTGAATGGGATCCTAAAAAAATGGAATTCACGAATGCTCCAGAAGCCAATAAGTTTTTGACACGTGACTACCGAGATGGTTGGTCGCTTTAG
- a CDS encoding N-acyl-D-amino-acid deacylase family protein, translating to MNTNDSLSQDPDFDVLIQGGTVIDGTRAPRYRADIGIKADKIIAIGNLEHASGSHSIDARNKIVAPGFVDVHNHSDSWLLNTPNFISKTSQGFTTEVIMADGISYAPVDRCTAEDWIYYLQSLDGLFPEEYTGWESLHEYMSLIDGKNVQNVMTHLPYANLRSMACGFGRQRVDDFQMKQICCEVIKGMEAGAVGISTGLDYIAQCFSTTEEIIEACQAMSKYDGLYVSHVRYKKTLIPAIKEAVEIGKRAGVKVHISHLKGQHPGQAEEALEYIDKIARHEVDISFDVYPYQPGSTMLHFLLPYEVWEAGPLQAVEKLKQPELQQRFRYGLDNYLLDISAIQIAWVRSEKNKHHQGKSLSQYVEESGLSQEEALVNLLIEEEMAVLLVFNMGDDRLVDPVLQHDLYMMGTDGIYMEGGIIHPRQFGSAPRLLGPCVRDHHLFSLEDAVYKLSGAAAHRFGLGKRSQLKEGYFADVVIFDPLTVQDHATYQDPQQFSSGISHVISNGTPIVQDNSPLTIETETLPGRYLKYQPK from the coding sequence ATGAACACCAACGATTCCCTTTCTCAAGATCCAGATTTTGATGTACTCATCCAAGGTGGTACTGTAATTGACGGTACTCGGGCCCCACGATACCGTGCAGATATCGGCATCAAAGCAGACAAAATTATAGCAATTGGAAATCTGGAACATGCTTCCGGTTCACATTCAATTGATGCCCGGAATAAAATTGTCGCCCCTGGCTTTGTGGACGTGCATAATCATTCCGATAGCTGGTTACTCAACACCCCCAACTTTATCTCTAAAACATCACAGGGATTCACAACAGAAGTCATTATGGCTGATGGAATTTCTTATGCACCTGTAGATCGATGCACGGCTGAAGACTGGATTTACTATTTGCAATCTCTGGATGGTCTATTCCCCGAAGAATACACTGGGTGGGAATCGCTACATGAATACATGAGCCTGATTGATGGCAAAAATGTTCAGAATGTAATGACACATCTCCCTTATGCAAATTTGCGTTCGATGGCATGTGGCTTTGGTCGCCAAAGAGTTGATGACTTTCAAATGAAACAAATTTGCTGTGAAGTCATTAAAGGGATGGAAGCAGGTGCTGTGGGGATCTCAACAGGTCTCGATTATATCGCTCAATGTTTTTCCACAACTGAAGAAATCATAGAGGCCTGTCAGGCCATGTCGAAATATGATGGTCTCTATGTTTCTCATGTAAGATATAAAAAGACTTTAATTCCAGCGATCAAAGAAGCAGTGGAGATTGGGAAAAGAGCAGGGGTGAAAGTTCATATTTCACACTTAAAAGGACAACATCCAGGGCAAGCGGAAGAAGCATTAGAGTATATCGACAAAATAGCACGACATGAAGTTGATATTTCGTTTGATGTTTACCCTTATCAACCAGGTTCCACAATGCTGCATTTTTTACTGCCTTATGAAGTATGGGAAGCAGGACCGCTCCAGGCAGTAGAAAAACTCAAGCAACCGGAATTGCAACAGCGCTTTCGGTACGGACTGGATAATTATTTATTAGATATCTCGGCCATTCAGATTGCCTGGGTTCGCAGTGAAAAAAACAAACATCATCAAGGAAAGTCACTAAGCCAATATGTGGAAGAGTCGGGACTCTCACAAGAAGAAGCTCTGGTCAACCTTTTGATAGAAGAAGAAATGGCAGTACTTTTAGTATTCAACATGGGCGATGATCGACTGGTCGACCCTGTTCTACAACACGATTTATATATGATGGGAACAGATGGAATCTATATGGAAGGGGGAATTATTCACCCTCGCCAATTTGGTTCTGCCCCACGATTGCTGGGTCCCTGTGTCAGAGACCATCATCTATTCTCACTCGAAGATGCCGTTTATAAACTATCGGGAGCGGCAGCCCACAGGTTTGGTCTCGGTAAGCGAAGCCAATTAAAAGAAGGTTATTTCGCTGACGTCGTTATCTTCGATCCACTCACCGTTCAGGATCACGCCACCTATCAGGATCCACAGCAATTTTCATCGGGAATCAGCCATGTGATATCTAATGGAACTCCCATCGTTCAGGACAATTCTCCGCTCACGATTGAGACAGAAACACTTCCCGGACGTTATTTGAAGTATCAACCTAAATAA
- a CDS encoding response regulator transcription factor — protein MTKRVLSVGQCVPDTNSLVHFLTSHFDVEIDQSDVEADTLEKLKQNPYDLVTVNRKLDADYSDGIELIRKIKSLPEIKSSYFMLVSNYPEYQDEAVEAGAEYGFGKNEYENPETVSRLKPYLG, from the coding sequence ATGACGAAACGTGTGCTGAGTGTAGGCCAGTGTGTACCAGATACCAATTCATTAGTCCATTTTTTGACAAGTCATTTTGATGTTGAAATAGATCAATCTGACGTTGAAGCAGATACATTGGAAAAGTTAAAACAAAATCCCTATGACCTCGTTACGGTGAACCGAAAATTGGATGCAGATTATAGTGATGGAATTGAATTAATCCGGAAAATAAAGAGTTTACCTGAAATCAAATCAAGTTATTTTATGCTTGTTTCAAATTACCCCGAGTATCAGGATGAAGCAGTTGAAGCTGGCGCGGAGTACGGATTTGGTAAGAACGAATATGAGAACCCTGAAACGGTTTCTCGATTAAAACCTTATTTAGGTTGA
- a CDS encoding HD domain-containing protein, with the protein MNTSKLRRQIVFEAARLMYSRQETEYYRAKMKAARKVCQGWVKPADLPSNREIRDEIQRFACTFEGDTRTQNLLSMRLQALRYMRLLNAYRPKIIGSTLTGHIRQGSDIDLHVFSHSCEAVTAQLDDEGIDYRVEHKTVKKHGEERIFTHIHIQDQYAVELTLYPTERASYGFKCSITGKQIERATLPEFEQFLLKEYPGIDLDQRLAEVEQNIDRFQIYRMLLIPLAGVKQSRKYHPEGDALYHSLQVYDLAYDEQPYDEEFQLAALLHDVGKAIDAQNHVEAGLEALDGFISERTAWLIQHHMDAHAIKAGTIGARARRRLMANENYEDLLLLEECDQAGRLPGVEVPDLDDALDSIREVSRLCG; encoded by the coding sequence ATGAACACCAGCAAATTACGCCGCCAGATTGTATTCGAAGCGGCACGACTGATGTATTCCCGTCAGGAGACTGAGTATTATCGGGCCAAAATGAAAGCCGCCAGGAAAGTGTGCCAAGGTTGGGTTAAGCCTGCCGACCTCCCAAGCAATCGCGAAATACGAGATGAAATTCAGCGGTTCGCCTGCACGTTTGAAGGAGACACCCGTACTCAGAATCTACTTTCGATGCGCCTGCAAGCGTTGAGATATATGCGGTTATTGAATGCCTACCGTCCCAAAATCATCGGAAGTACTTTGACGGGGCATATTCGTCAGGGATCTGACATTGACCTGCATGTGTTTTCACACAGTTGCGAGGCTGTGACAGCACAACTTGACGATGAAGGCATAGACTATCGTGTAGAACATAAAACTGTTAAAAAGCATGGTGAAGAGCGTATTTTTACTCATATTCATATCCAGGATCAATATGCAGTCGAACTGACACTCTACCCAACTGAGCGGGCAAGTTACGGTTTTAAGTGTTCGATTACCGGTAAACAAATCGAACGAGCAACGTTGCCAGAATTTGAACAGTTTCTATTGAAGGAGTATCCCGGCATCGACCTGGATCAACGGTTAGCAGAGGTAGAACAGAATATAGACCGCTTTCAAATTTATCGTATGTTGTTGATTCCGTTGGCAGGTGTGAAACAATCACGTAAATATCATCCGGAAGGAGATGCACTGTATCACAGTTTACAGGTTTATGATCTGGCCTACGACGAACAACCTTACGATGAAGAATTTCAATTAGCGGCTTTGTTACATGATGTTGGAAAAGCAATTGATGCTCAGAACCATGTTGAAGCGGGATTAGAAGCATTGGATGGCTTTATTTCGGAGCGAACAGCCTGGCTCATACAACACCATATGGACGCTCATGCAATAAAAGCAGGAACAATTGGTGCTCGTGCCAGAAGACGATTAATGGCGAATGAAAACTATGAAGATCTCTTGTTGCTGGAAGAATGTGATCAAGCCGGGCGTCTGCCTGGAGTGGAAGTACCGGATCTTGATGATGCGCTAGATTCAATTCGTGAAGTCTCTCGACTTTGCGGTTAG